Genomic DNA from Zonotrichia albicollis isolate bZonAlb1 chromosome 12, bZonAlb1.hap1, whole genome shotgun sequence:
TGGgtcacagccacagcctgcACGAGGGTGGGTGGCCATGTGGGGCTCAGCCCATACCCACTGCCCAGGCAGTGTGGTGCTGAACCCAGCACCCCAAATCTGCCtgaccccagtgccccccagtctGCCTGGCCTCaaaccctgcacagccccatgcCCCTTCTAACAGCCCCAAACCTCTCCTGGCCCTGAACCCTAGCCCTGCaacaccccaaaattctccctgACCCAACCCAAATCACCCACACCCCACCACAACCCCACACCTCATCCCTGCCTTGAGCCTGTGCATCACTTAAAcctccccatcccaaaccccggTGCAGCCCCAGTCCCAcagcccccgcagcccccgcagccctgcagccccacagccctgcagcccttccagccccgcagcccttccagccccgcagcccctccagcccccccagccccgcagccccgctcACGCCGGCAGCTGCGCTGCAGGGCATTGCCGTAGTAGCCCTGCTGGCAGTGGGCACAGCGCGGCCCAGCCGTGTGGTACAGGCAGCGCAGGCACTGTCCCGTGCGGGGGTCGCAGCCCTCCGGGTCGCTGGTGTCGATGTTGTTGTTGCACTGGCAGGGCCGGCACTCCCCGCCCTCCATCTCCGGAGCCCCAAAGTACCCAGGCGAGCAGCGGTCGCAGCGGGGCCCTGCAGAGAGGGGGGCTGTAGGTGCTGGGGTCCCGCAGCCCCATGAAGGGGGTCCCTGCTGCCCCGTGCCCGCCGTGCCCCTCACCCGCGTATCCAGGGGCGCAGAGGCAGACGATGTGGTGTGTCTCATCGTCTGCATGGCAGGCGCTCCCGTGGTAGTGCCGTGTGCCAGGGTAgccggggcaggggcagggccgGCACTGCTGCCCCGAGCCCAGCACTGGGTTCCCATAGTAACCGTCCTGGCACCTGAAAGGACGAGGGGGGACCCAGTGGGTCCTCCAATCCACCATATACCATCCCACCATCCCATCCTATTCCATCATATCCTGTACCATCATATCTCACCCTAACCTAGCCAATTGCATACATCCCATTCCATCTcaatctcatcccatcccattccatcatatcccattccatcccatcctatTCTACCCCATCCCATCTCAACCCATCCCACCATTCCAACATATCCCATACCATCACATCTCATCCTGTCCTACTCCATTGTACCAACCCCATTCTATGCCACACCACCGCATGCCACACCCTGGCCTCCTCGTGGAGCTGACTCACCTCTCACAGTGCCGGCCGCTGGTGTGGTCGCGGCAGTGCAGGCAGGTGCCCGTGCGGGGGTCGCACTCCTCGGCGTGCCCGTTGCACTGGCAGGGCCGGCAGGCAGGGAAGCCCCAGTGGCCGGGCTGGCACTGGTCACACTGCCGGCCCAcggtgccaggctggcaccGGCACTGCCCGCTCACCTtgtcacacagctgggacactgaGCCCTCCGGGGAGCAggtgcaggctgcagggcagcacaactcaggtCAGGCACATGGATGCAGGGACACAGGagtggacagacagacagacaggcagGGGACCAGCGCCCAGAACATGCTCACTCCATGGGCTGTGGCACAAAAGGGCTCATGTGGACACACAGGTCCACAAAAgcatggatggacagacaggtAAGAGAGTGCAGGATAGCTCAATGCTCACAGGGGGCTcatgtggatggatggatggatggatggatggatggatggatggatggatggatggatggatggataacTGTGACTGaacccatgggctgcaggacagcagggctgagatggacatatgggacagacagacaagtGAAGAGGGTGCTGATggctggacagacagacaggagaGACAGCAATTTCTGGCAGATGAAGATCCCAGTACTCACGGCTGCATCCCAGGGGCCCAAAGCCGAAGCTACCGGGGGCACAGCGGTCGCAGCGTCGGCCGATGACGTGGGGCTTGCACTCACACTGCCCGCCCTGCACCTGGCACTCGCTGCTGCGGGAGCCCTGTGGGTCGCACTGgcaggctgtgggagcaggaccAGCATGGGGCCAGGGCTGTCTTTTCTGCACCTGCCCACACCTGCCCacgccctgccctgctctcctgcccaCCATGCCATGGGTATGGGCATATCCTGACCcactgccccagcagggctccagccctgcccactcGTGGGTCCCACCCTGCATGGTCCCCACTCACGCAGAGCCCCGCCGTGCATCAGGGCTGAGACGCTGCAGACCAGGCGGGCACAGGCCTCGGCCAGGGGGTGAGGGGGGGCCATGCGAAACACCTCCAGGCAATGGTAccgctccagctcctcctggcgcgctgctgcctctgccccatGGAACCCTGGCAATTCTGACACCCGTGGAAGGAGCACCAGCTGGGGGAAGGGAAGAGGAGATGGGGCAGGGGGGCACAGCCAGCTTCCACTGTGGCACCGACCACTAGGCTGGATCCATGTGCTCCAGGACAGTCCCAATGCTGCTGAGGTCAACTACCCCAGCTCCAtcaacagccccagctccactgACACCCCCAACCCCACTGATATTCCCATAAAAAGTGCCATCCCCAGAAGCTTCCTTATTCCCTTCCACGCTGACTTCCCTATGCCAACCCCAACTCTATCTAAATCCCCAGTCTCATTGATATTCCCTTCCCCTTCAACATCTacttccccattcccatccccatcctcatctcatccccatctccatcccaccctatctcatctcatctcatctcatctcatctcatctcatctcatctcatctcatctcatctcatctcatcatctcatctcatctcatctcatctcatgtCATCCCCATCCCAACCCCATATGCATCAACAGAGGGGGGAGTCACTTCCCACTCCAGCCTCtggttccctgtccctgcccatgatcccagccctgccaagcctCAGCACAAAGTCCAGTGGGTCCCCCCTCACCGAGTCAATAAGGATGAAGGCACCGGGGTGGCGCTGGGTGACACCAGCCCGCTGAAGCCGCATGGTCACCTCATAAGGGGTGCTGGGCTCGAAGCAGAAGGGCCGGGACAGCAGCACGTACCTGTACAGAGCCAGGTGTtgcatgggcacagcagggccatgGAGACAGCAgaaggacagcagcagcaggacccagcCACCTCCCTCGctcccatccccagcccccccagcccaTCCCGTTGCACCTCTGGCTGTGGGGCAGACTCTGGCGGTACATCTGCTCGGAGGGCAGCAGGTTCCCACAGCGAGGGCTGGTGGGCAGCACCCGGGAGCTGACACTGACCACGGCCTCCCAGTCCTCGGCTGACTGTGGCGACAggcaaggcagtgtcagggctgagctgtgccataCACGccgtggccgtggctgtggccATGCTCACCTCGGGCTCGTAGCGCAGCAGCAGCTCGTAGTCCATGGCGTAGGGCACGTTGTCCACACGGAAGGTCAGGCCAGCCCCGTCCCGCACCCGGGCGAACCCCAAGCCTGTCCAGGTCACCATGCGCCCGGCACTGTCCCGCACCACCTCCTCCACatccggctgggcagggcaccgGCACAGTTTGGCCCTGGCTCTACCCCCAGCCGCTTCTGCCCTGCAGTGCCTCGCtgtgccctcccctgccccctcaccttggggggCTGCTGGCGGCTGCGGCGCGAGGGGACGGGGGGCTGGGGAGCACGGAGGGGGCTGTGCTGATGCCGTGAGCGTCCCTTCCGCCCCGCCGGCTCCCTGGTGTCGTACTCCAGGCAGTCCTGGGGCACCTCCACCCGAATGgcgccctgcagggatggggtcaGGGGACAGTGGCCATGCACAGGACAGCCGTGCACGAGGACAGCCATGCACAGGGCATGGTATAACAGCCACATGCAGGACAGCGTGACAGCCATGCATAGAGCACAGCGGCAGCTATGCATGGAGCATGGTGCACAGTGACAGCCATGCACAAGCACAGTGACCCCCAAGGACACTCACCGGGAGCTGAGGGTGGCTGTGGCCATGGCCGGTGGCTTGCTCGGCCTCATAGGTGTAGTAGTCGAGGGGGGCACAGAAGAAGCCGGGTTGTACCTGGTCACACTGCCGCCCCATGATGTGGGGACGGCAGGGACATGCCCCATCCTCCATGGAGCACCTGGGGGTGACCATCCTGTCCTTTCATCTGTCCTTCTGTCTGTGTCTTCATCCCTCCCTACGTCcatctctgtccccatccctccctaCGTCCATCTCTGTCCCCATCTCTCCCTCCCCCTTGTGTgactcccagccctgtccccactcttgtccccacccctgccccacaggtgctgtgctgggccccaCCGGTTGTTGTAGGATCCCCCGAAGTCGCAGGCGCAGGGCCGGCAGCCCCCCAGGTCGTAGCTCAGACCCCAGAACTCGggctgcagtgaggaggggACATATAGGGCAGATGTGGGGCCAACCCAGCTGTGGGTGTTGCCATGGGGTTGGGGACAGGTTGGGGCACTCACCACGCATTGGCTGCAGGAGCGCCCAGCCACGAAGCGTTTGCAGTAGCAGTCCCCACTGATGGGGTCACACGGGGAGCTGCCTGCCACCGTACCCCGTGGGTCACACCTGCATGCTGCCCCCACACATGCACAGGTGAGGGGGTGCCAGTGGGATTACAGCCCACATGATTCATGGCCCTCCTTCCCTGTCCCATATCCATCCGTCTTCATCCCTTCCATccccatccttccatccattcTCATACAACTATGCCATATCCCTCCATCCTACATCCTTCCATCTCCGTCCCTCTGTCCCAGATCCTTCCATCCTCATCCCTCCATCACCATACCTCTACCTCCATCCCTCCACCCTCATCCCTCCCACCCTCATTCCTCCATCAACATCTCTTCATTCCCCATCTCTCCAATTTCATCCCTTCCTCCCTACCCCTCCATCATCCCCCCATCCCCTCTCCCACGCCATCCCTGGCTCCCAGCTCACGCTGACAGCCCTGTGGGTCGTCGTGGCTGAGGCCATAGGCGCCGTGCCGGCAGCGGTCACAGCGGGGCCCGGCCACATTCTCCTTGCAGCGGCACTGCCCCGCAATCATGCCCAGTGCCACGTCCGTGTGCCCATCGCAGGCACCTCCGtccagggaccctgctgggtcACAGTCACACGCTGCCAAGAGAGAGGATCATCAGTAGTtctggctgctggcaccaggagcTGTGAGGCTGAGGCAGGTGGCACCAGGAGCCATAGGGCTGGGACAAGCCGTGGGGCTGGGTCCCAGGACACTCACGGGCACAGGCAGTGGGGGACCGGATGTCGGAGCGAGGGTGCCGGTAGTAGAAGGGCTTGCAGAGGTGGCAGCGACGGCCCATGGTGTTGTGCTGGCAGTCATCACACACACTCCCACTGGTGTTCCCCGTGGCCAGGAACACGGCCATGTCAAAGTGGCACCGCCGTGAGTGCTCGTTGCAgtcacagcctgcagggacagcaccgtggcatggcatggggcaccACAGCCCACAGCTGGCAGGCAGCACCCCAAGTGCCAAACCTCCCTTACCTGGATCCCCCTTACTCTGATACGCAGAACCACAACTGCAAAGCTCCCCAAAGTACAGtcctggcaccccaaaacccccagcacagcacagcctggcagccctggcaccccaaaacccccggcacagcacagcctggcagcctGGCACTCACGGCGACAGGCGTTGGTGTTGGAGCCCTCGGCCGGGCGCCAGGGCAGGTCGTGGTAGAAATCCTCGCAGCGCTCGCAGTTCAGCCCCTGCGTGTGGTGCTCGCAGACACAGCGCCCGTGGATCTGGGGGGACCACCCAGCTCAGTGGGGCTGCCAGGTCCCGTGGGGCACTGTGCCATGCTGGTGGGTGCGTGTGCCTCACCATGCCAGGGACAGAGGGTGTTGGGGCACCCGGTGCTGGGGCACAGTGGGCAGCGTGGCCATGGCAGAAGCAGCTCCCACgcagcaccagctcctccaCAGCGTAGTAGTACTTGTGCAGCACCTCCCGCCGTGAGTCCAGCAGGTTGTCCcccagtgtgtgcagcttgGTGAGGTTCACCCGCAGGTTGGTGACACGCAGCAGGTCTGGGGGTGTGTCACTGTGAGCACCTGCCCTGACACCAGCCCTGCATCCCCCACACCCCGGCAACATACCCTGGATGTCTGGGCTGTAGGGATCTGCTACGGGGATGGAGGGGTCCAGCACCTTGAAGATGACCTGCGAGAAGGAAGGAATGTGTGATCCCATTCCACCCagacccctggccctgctctgcaccaCCCCATCCCCACGCACCTCCCCGTGGCTGGACGGCTCGATCTCGGAGTAGCGCTGGTCACACAGCACCTCATCCACAAGCCCCAGGGAGTGGCTGGGGATTCCAGGGAAGAGCTTGGAGCAGTTGTAGGCAAAGTAGCGATACACCTTCCAGGTGCGCCCAAAGTCTGCTGAGCGCTCCACCAGCATGGCTGCAGGGCGGAAGGTCTGCAAGACACCCAGATGGGATGGGGACCAGACCCACAACCCCTCCAGAtccatcctgtcccatcccgtcccatcccatcccaggggtCCATGTGCCAGAACCCACTTTAAACTTCATGATGAGGTGGGTGAAGTGGAACTCGCCCTCCAGGTCCAGGCGGATGCTGACATGCTCCACACCTGGGAGACAGAGAGATGGCTGAGGCTGGGGAAGACCCCCATGGCCATGCAGCTCCACAGCACATGCATCTGGGGcaaccccagtgccaccctgacCTCACCGTTCTCCGACTGCCACCAGGTCCGTTTGTCATGGGGGCTGCTCAGGTAAATGACATTCTCGATGCGGTGGCTCTCAGGCAGGGACGGGTCACGTGAGTCACAGGTGAAACATTTCTCTGAGTCCTGTGCCAGGGATTGGCACCATCAGGGATGGGTGACAGAAACCGCACCAGTGCCTGGCTGTGTGGGTCTATGCCAGAGCTGTTCTGGGGCTGGGTGGGCTCACCTGGAGGTGGCTGACGATGCAGTACTCCTGGGGCCCATCCAGCCCACaggtggaggtggcactcaggcgGGAGGCTCGCCCCACCAGCAGGTTCCCAGTGGCTGGGTAGCAGCTGCCGCGGGCGCAGCCATGGCTCAGGTCA
This window encodes:
- the LOC141730710 gene encoding laminin subunit beta-2-like isoform X3; the encoded protein is MDLLALAFLLVGGLVAGGCQEPDLSHGCARGSCYPATGNLLVGRASRLSATSTCGLDGPQEYCIVSHLQDSEKCFTCDSRDPSLPESHRIENVIYLSSPHDKRTWWQSENGVEHVSIRLDLEGEFHFTHLIMKFKTFRPAAMLVERSADFGRTWKVYRYFAYNCSKLFPGIPSHSLGLVDEVLCDQRYSEIEPSSHGEVIFKVLDPSIPVADPYSPDIQDLLRVTNLRVNLTKLHTLGDNLLDSRREVLHKYYYAVEELVLRGSCFCHGHAAHCAPAPGAPTPSVPGMIHGRCVCEHHTQGLNCERCEDFYHDLPWRPAEGSNTNACRRCDCNEHSRRCHFDMAVFLATGNTSGSVCDDCQHNTMGRRCHLCKPFYYRHPRSDIRSPTACAPCDCDPAGSLDGGACDGHTDVALGMIAGQCRCKENVAGPRCDRCRHGAYGLSHDDPQGCQPCRCDPRGTVAGSSPCDPISGDCYCKRFVAGRSCSQCVPEFWGLSYDLGGCRPCACDFGGSYNNRCSMEDGACPCRPHIMGRQCDQVQPGFFCAPLDYYTYEAEQATGHGHSHPQLPPDVEEVVRDSAGRMVTWTGLGFARVRDGAGLTFRVDNVPYAMDYELLLRYEPESAEDWEAVVSVSSRVLPTSPRCGNLLPSEQMYRQSLPHSQRYVLLSRPFCFEPSTPYEVTMRLQRAGVTQRHPGAFILIDSLVLLPRVSELPGFHGAEAAARQEELERYHCLEVFRMAPPHPLAEACARLVCSVSALMHGGALPCQCDPQGSRSSECQVQGGQCECKPHVIGRRCDRCAPGSFGFGPLGCSPCTCSPEGSVSQLCDKVSGQCRCQPGTVGRQCDQCQPGHWGFPACRPCQCNGHAEECDPRTGTCLHCRDHTSGRHCERCQDGYYGNPVLGSGQQCRPCPCPGYPGTRHYHGSACHADDETHHIVCLCAPGYAGPRCDRCSPGYFGAPEMEGGECRPCQCNNNIDTSDPEGCDPRTGQCLRCLYHTAGPRCAHCQQGYYGNALQRSCRRCGCDPRGTLASHCTDGTCDCDRGTGACACRPNVVGKSCDRCAPHFWGLGGPRGCEPCGCHPTHALHPACDTVTGQCQCRPGFGGRVCSQCQEHHWGNPEQECRACECEPLGAESPQCEQDNGQCRCRPGFGGLRCDRCQRGYQEPFPRCSPCHPCFGRWDLAVGSLREGLQRLRAHVQALREGASALPLSPRRLRELEEALGHVEQLLEEGHSPGSPLLDGLPRQLGGTRMELDNFGKHLQELEQYLDQLAQADMQHHGRLAELSRQLGGLNQTTSHLQSLLGTVAAAGFSESYRSILASAEASRQAEALANGTAGELSRAQMTQRATERALQQRGDTFRRGTAAARKSLRETQKRVMGLNIARINEKICGAPGDRSCEDASCGGALCRDSEGTRHCGGTGCAGALPVSARALSSAHNASQQLEVALGQLGVVAQKPGAPQMQEVQELARGARSRAEEALGRSQAARSRAEKATAQLRDFIRRIKAFLAEEGADPGSIELVARQVLNISLPSSPGQIQELLWEMQESISQLEGVDAVLNSTAEGLAVARDLLAQGQEARERAEGIRDELVGTQQALEVARTQAMTAGSTLQSARDAIQVAEKRAREAERRLQALDRKESQAQRRLRELAQRIATLQEHGRGARHLAQQAKDGAQRATTTSGTLSQDLAQVTQRYVVLKNRVGTLDRVSGGALQRVSQLMAEARDLLDKASNSKRKLEDLEHRFGANERMMAAKVTRLQALEQQVTGLLQEIRERANAYATC
- the LOC141730710 gene encoding laminin subunit beta-2-like isoform X2 translates to MDLLALAFLLVGGLVAGGCQEPDLSHGCARGSCYPATGNLLVGRASRLSATSTCGLDGPQEYCIVSHLQDSEKCFTCDSRDPSLPESHRIENVIYLSSPHDKRTWWQSENGVEHVSIRLDLEGEFHFTHLIMKFKTFRPAAMLVERSADFGRTWKVYRYFAYNCSKLFPGIPSHSLGLVDEVLCDQRYSEIEPSSHGEVIFKVLDPSIPVADPYSPDIQDLLRVTNLRVNLTKLHTLGDNLLDSRREVLHKYYYAVEELVLRGSCFCHGHAAHCAPAPGAPTPSVPGMIHGRCVCEHHTQGLNCERCEDFYHDLPWRPAEGSNTNACRRCDCNEHSRRCHFDMAVFLATGNTSGSVCDDCQHNTMGRRCHLCKPFYYRHPRSDIRSPTACAPCDCDPAGSLDGGACDGHTDVALGMIAGQCRCKENVAGPRCDRCRHGAYGLSHDDPQGCQPCRCDPRGTVAGSSPCDPISGDCYCKRFVAGRSCSQCVPEFWGLSYDLGGCRPCACDFGGSYNNRCSMEDGACPCRPHIMGRQCDQVQPGFFCAPLDYYTYEAEQATGHGHSHPQLPGAIRVEVPQDCLEYDTREPAGRKGRSRHQHSPLRAPQPPVPSRRSRQQPPKPDVEEVVRDSAGRMVTWTGLGFARVRDGAGLTFRVDNVPYAMDYELLLRYEPESAEDWEAVVSVSSRVLPTSPRCGNLLPSEQMYRQSLPHSQRYVLLSRPFCFEPSTPYEVTMRLQRAGVTQRHPGAFILIDSLVLLPRVSELPGFHGAEAAARQEELERYHCLEVFRMAPPHPLAEACARLVCSVSALMHGGALPCQCDPQGSRSSECQVQGGQCECKPHVIGRRCDRCAPGSFGFGPLGCSPCTCSPEGSVSQLCDKVSGQCRCQPGTVGRQCDQCQPGHWGFPACRPCQCNGHAEECDPRTGTCLHCRDHTSGRHCERCQDGYYGNPVLGSGQQCRPCPCPGYPGTRHYHGSACHADDETHHIVCLCAPGYAGPRCDRCSPGYFGAPEMEGGECRPCQCNNNIDTSDPEGCDPRTGQCLRCLYHTAGPRCAHCQQGYYGNALQRSCRRCGCDPRGTLASHCTDGTCDCDRGTGACACRPNVVGKSCDRCAPHFWGLGGPRGCEPCGCHPTHALHPACDTVTGQCQCRPGFGGRVCSQCQEHHWGNPEQECRACECEPLGAESPQCEQDNGQCRCRPGFGGLRCDRCQRGYQEPFPRCSPCHPCFGRWDLAVGSLREGLQRLRAHVQALREGASALPLSPRRLRELEEALGHVEQLLEEGHSPGSPLLDGLPRQLGGTRMELDNFGKHLQELEQYLDQLAQADMQHHGRLAELSRQLGGLNQTTSHLQSLLGTVAAAGFSESYRSILASAEASRQAEALANGTAGELSRAQMTQRATERALQQRGDTFRRGTAAARKSLRETQKRVMGLNIARINEKICGAPGDRSCEDASCGGALCRDSEGTRHCGGTGCAGALPVSARALSSAHNASQQLEVALGQLGVVAQKMQEVQELARGARSRAEEALGRSQAARSRAEKATAQLRDFIRRIKAFLAEEGADPGSIELVARQVLNISLPSSPGQIQELLWEMQESISQLEGVDAVLNSTAEGLAVARDLLAQGQEARERAEGIRDELVGTQQALEVARTQAMTAGSTLQSARDAIQVAEKRAREAERRLQALDRKESQAQRRLRELAQRIATLQEHGRGARHLAQQAKDGAQRATTTSGTLSQDLAQVTQRYVVLKNRVGTLDRVSGGALQRVSQLMAEARDLLDKASNSKRKLEDLEHRFGANERMMAAKVTRLQALEQQVTGLLQEIRERANAYATC
- the LOC141730710 gene encoding laminin subunit beta-2-like isoform X1, with product MDLLALAFLLVGGLVAGGCQEPDLSHGCARGSCYPATGNLLVGRASRLSATSTCGLDGPQEYCIVSHLQDSEKCFTCDSRDPSLPESHRIENVIYLSSPHDKRTWWQSENGVEHVSIRLDLEGEFHFTHLIMKFKTFRPAAMLVERSADFGRTWKVYRYFAYNCSKLFPGIPSHSLGLVDEVLCDQRYSEIEPSSHGEVIFKVLDPSIPVADPYSPDIQDLLRVTNLRVNLTKLHTLGDNLLDSRREVLHKYYYAVEELVLRGSCFCHGHAAHCAPAPGAPTPSVPGMIHGRCVCEHHTQGLNCERCEDFYHDLPWRPAEGSNTNACRRCDCNEHSRRCHFDMAVFLATGNTSGSVCDDCQHNTMGRRCHLCKPFYYRHPRSDIRSPTACAPCDCDPAGSLDGGACDGHTDVALGMIAGQCRCKENVAGPRCDRCRHGAYGLSHDDPQGCQPCRCDPRGTVAGSSPCDPISGDCYCKRFVAGRSCSQCVPEFWGLSYDLGGCRPCACDFGGSYNNRCSMEDGACPCRPHIMGRQCDQVQPGFFCAPLDYYTYEAEQATGHGHSHPQLPGAIRVEVPQDCLEYDTREPAGRKGRSRHQHSPLRAPQPPVPSRRSRQQPPKPDVEEVVRDSAGRMVTWTGLGFARVRDGAGLTFRVDNVPYAMDYELLLRYEPESAEDWEAVVSVSSRVLPTSPRCGNLLPSEQMYRQSLPHSQRYVLLSRPFCFEPSTPYEVTMRLQRAGVTQRHPGAFILIDSLVLLPRVSELPGFHGAEAAARQEELERYHCLEVFRMAPPHPLAEACARLVCSVSALMHGGALPCQCDPQGSRSSECQVQGGQCECKPHVIGRRCDRCAPGSFGFGPLGCSPCTCSPEGSVSQLCDKVSGQCRCQPGTVGRQCDQCQPGHWGFPACRPCQCNGHAEECDPRTGTCLHCRDHTSGRHCERCQDGYYGNPVLGSGQQCRPCPCPGYPGTRHYHGSACHADDETHHIVCLCAPGYAGPRCDRCSPGYFGAPEMEGGECRPCQCNNNIDTSDPEGCDPRTGQCLRCLYHTAGPRCAHCQQGYYGNALQRSCRRCGCDPRGTLASHCTDGTCDCDRGTGACACRPNVVGKSCDRCAPHFWGLGGPRGCEPCGCHPTHALHPACDTVTGQCQCRPGFGGRVCSQCQEHHWGNPEQECRACECEPLGAESPQCEQDNGQCRCRPGFGGLRCDRCQRGYQEPFPRCSPCHPCFGRWDLAVGSLREGLQRLRAHVQALREGASALPLSPRRLRELEEALGHVEQLLEEGHSPGSPLLDGLPRQLGGTRMELDNFGKHLQELEQYLDQLAQADMQHHGRLAELSRQLGGLNQTTSHLQSLLGTVAAAGFSESYRSILASAEASRQAEALANGTAGELSRAQMTQRATERALQQRGDTFRRGTAAARKSLRETQKRVMGLNIARINEKICGAPGDRSCEDASCGGALCRDSEGTRHCGGTGCAGALPVSARALSSAHNASQQLEVALGQLGVVAQKPGAPQMQEVQELARGARSRAEEALGRSQAARSRAEKATAQLRDFIRRIKAFLAEEGADPGSIELVARQVLNISLPSSPGQIQELLWEMQESISQLEGVDAVLNSTAEGLAVARDLLAQGQEARERAEGIRDELVGTQQALEVARTQAMTAGSTLQSARDAIQVAEKRAREAERRLQALDRKESQAQRRLRELAQRIATLQEHGRGARHLAQQAKDGAQRATTTSGTLSQDLAQVTQRYVVLKNRVGTLDRVSGGALQRVSQLMAEARDLLDKASNSKRKLEDLEHRFGANERMMAAKVTRLQALEQQVTGLLQEIRERANAYATC